The following are from one region of the Vitis riparia cultivar Riparia Gloire de Montpellier isolate 1030 chromosome 14, EGFV_Vit.rip_1.0, whole genome shotgun sequence genome:
- the LOC117929714 gene encoding protein CROWDED NUCLEI 1 isoform X1, which translates to MFTPQRKVWSGWSLTPRSDAQKNAAGSGSNLSPRNGGVGDGSVSKGKSAAFVEPVTPGENGGNMVERPGEVSSDLEALVAKVSKLESEIFEYQYNMGLLLIEKKEWTSKYDELRQALVDVKDALKREQDAHLVAMSEVEKREENLRKALGIEKQCVLDLEKALHEMRSEYAEIKFTSDSKLAEANALVTSIEERSFEVEAKLHAADAKLAEVSRKSSEIERKSQEVDARENALRRERLSFNAEREAHETTLSKQREDLREWEKKLQEEEERLGEGRRILNQREERANENDKIFKQKEKDLEEAQKKNEMTHLTLKKKEDDISGRLSNLTLKEKETDAVRQSLEIKEKELLELEEKLCARERVEIQKLVDEHNIILDVKKREFELEIEQKRKSLEEELKSKVVEVEKKETEFNHMEAKVAKREQALEKKLEKFKEKEKEFESKSKALKEKEKSIRAEEKNLEAEKKHILADKEDLLSLKAEAEKIRVEIEEQKLKLHEERKQLEITEEERSEFLRLQSELKQEIEKYRLEKEVLLKEVEDLKLQRETFEREWEVLDEKRAEIEKDLIDVSEQREKLEKLKHSEEERLKTEKLATQDYIQREFESLKLAKESFAASMEHEQSVLSEKAQSEKSQMIHDFELLKRELETDIQNRREELEKQLQEREKVFEEERERELNNVNYLREVARQEMEEVKLERLRIEKEKQEVAANKKHLDEHQFEMRKDIDELVSLSRKLKDQRELFSKERERFIAFVEQQKSCKNCGEITCEFVLSDLQPLPEIENVEVPPLPRLADRYFKGSVQGNMAASERQNNEMTPGIVGSGSPTSGGTISFLRKCTSKIFNLSPGKKIEVAAIQNLTEAPEPSRQAIVEPSKRLGSTEDEPEPSFRIANDSFDVQRIQSDNSIKEVEAGQDLSIDESNIDSKALELQQHSQHSDLKGARRKPGKRSKQRIHRTRSVKAVVRDAKAILGESLELSENEHPNGNPEDSAHMNDESRGESSFADKGTPRNGRKRQRAYTSQTMVSEQDGDDSEGRSDSVMARRQGKRRQKVPPAVQTLGQERYNLRRPKNTVTVAAAKSSTNLHKRKETETDGSGAGGTGEEIPDCNAAPATSVGLISENGGSTHVLQAETFKTIVDVHFPSDRVVRLEAAEDTQDDNADATKELVENMALSEEVNETPDEGPMEYSDGNLDEGRSKPPKEGGEGNGDGDEDEDTNEDDEDEEYEHPGEVSIGKKLWTFLTT; encoded by the exons ATGTTTACGCCGCAGAGAAAGGTGTGGTCGGGTTGGTCTCTCACGCCCAGGAGCGATGCCCAGAAGAACGCTGCTGGGTCGGGTTCGAATTTGAGCCCTAGAAATGGCGGAGTCGGCGATGGAAGTGTTTCGAAGGGAAAGAGTGCAGCTTTTGTTGAACCGGTGACGCCGGGCGAGAATGGTGGGAATATGGTGGAGCGGCCGGGCGAGGTCTCGTCGGACCTTGAAGCATTGGTTGCAAAGGTTTCAAAGCTTGAGAGCGAG ATTTTTGAATACCAATACAATATGGGGCTTCTTCTCATTGAGAAAAAGGAGTGGACTTCTAAGTATGATGAACTCAGGCAAGCATTGGTAGATGTAAAAGATGCCCTCAAACGAGAACAAGATGCACATTTGGTTGCAATGTCTGAAGTTGAGAAGCGTGAGGAGAATTTGAGGAAAGCCTTGGGAATTGAGAAGCAGTGTGTGCTTGAT CTAGAGAAGGCCTTGCATGAGATGCGTTCAGAGTATGCAGAAATTAAGTTTACATCTGATTCAAAGTTGGCTGAAGCAAATGCTTTGGTGACTAGCATTGAGGAGAGATCTTTTGAGGTAGAAGCAAAGTTACATGCTGCTGATGCTAAGCTTGCAGAGGTGAGCAGAAAGAGTTCTGAGATTGAGAGAAAATCACAAGAGGTGGATGCTCGAGAAAATGCACTTAGAAGGGAACGGTTATCCTTCAATGCAGA GCGAGAAGCACATGAGACTACTTTATCTAAACAGAGGGAAGACTTACGAGAATGGGAAAAGAAATTACAAGAGGAAGAAGAGAGGCTGGGCGAAGGTCGGAGAATCCTCAATCAAAGGGAGGAGAGggcaaatgaaaatgataagatCTTTAAGCAGAAAGAGAAGGACCTTGAAGAGGCACAGAAGAAGAATGAAATGACTCATTTaactttgaaaaagaaagaagatgatATAAGTGGCAGGCTATCAAACCTAACTCTAAAAGAGAAg GAAACTGATGCTGTGAGACAGAGTTTAGAGATTAAAGAGAAGGAATTACTTGAATTGGAAGAAAAGCTTTGTGCTAGAGAAAGA GTTGAAATTCAGAAGCTAGTTGATGAGCACAACATCATTCTTGATGTGAAGAAACGCGAATTTGAGTTGGAAATTGAACAAAAGAGGAAATCCTTGGAGGAGGAATTGAAAAGCAAGGTGGTTGAAGTGGAGAAGAAGGAAACTGAATTTAATCACATGGAGGCGAAAGTTGCAAAAAGAGAGCAGGCATTGGAGAAGAAACTGGAAAAGtttaaggaaaaagagaaggaattTGAATCTAAATCAAAAGCTctgaaggaaaaggaaaagtcaATTAGAGCTGAGGAGAAAAACTTGGAGGCTGAAAAGAAACATATACTTGCTGATAAAGAGGATTTGCTTAGTCTCAAGGCTGAAGCTGAGAAGATAAGGGTTGAAATTGAAGAACAGAAATTGAAGCTACATGAGGAGAGGAAACAGCTTGAAATAACTGAAGAAGAAAGGTCAGAATTTCTCCGCCTGCAATCAGAATTGAAACAGGAGATAGAAAAGTACAGACTTGAGAAGGAAGTTCTTTTGAAGGAAGTTGAAGATTTGAAACTACAAAGGGAGACTTTTGAGAGAGAGTGGGAAGTGTTAGATGAGAAGAGAGCTGAGATTGAGAAGGATCTGATTGATGTCAGTGAACAGAGGGAAaagttagaaaaattaaaacattctGAAGAGGAAAGGTTAAAAACTGAGAAGCTGGCAACACAGGACTACATACAAAGGGAGTTTGAATCTCTGAAGCTGGCTAAAGAATCATTTGCAGCCAGCATGGAGCATGAGCAGTCAGTGTTGTCTGAAAAAGCTCAGAGTGAGAAAAGCCAAATGATTCATGATTTTGAGCTGTTGAAAAGAGAACTTGAGACTGATATACAGAACAGGCGGGAAGAGCTGGAGAAACAGCTGCAGGAGAGGGAGAAGGTATTTGaggaagagagggagagagaattAAACAATGTTAATTACTTAAGAGAAGTAGCTCGGCAAGAAATGGAAGAAGTGAAACTGGAAAGACTTaggatagaaaaagaaaaacaggaaGTTGCTGCAAATAAGAAGCATCTTGATGAGCATCAATTTGAAATGCGGAAAGACATTGATGAACTTGTTTCCCTTAGCAGAAAGTTGAAGGATCAGAGGGAACTTTTCAGTAAGGAGAGAGAACGCTTCATTGCATTTGTTGAGCAACAGAAGAGCTGCAAGAACTGTGGAGAAATAACCTGTGAGTTTGTGCTTTCGGATCTACAACCTTTACCCGAAATCGAGAATGTGGAAGTCCCCCCTCTGCCAAGACTGGCTGATCGTTATTTCAAGGGAAGCGTTCAGGGTAATATGGCTGCTTCTGAGAGGCAAAATAATGAGATGACTCCAGGAATAGTTGGTTCAGGATCTCCAACATCCGGTGGAACCATTTCTTTTCTCCGGAAATGCACTTCGAAGATATTTAACTTATCGCCTGGTAAAAAGATTGAGGTTGCTGCCATTCAAAATCTGACAGAGGCACCTGAGCCCAGCAGACAAGCTATAGTGGAACCGTCAAAAAGATTAGGTAGCACTGAAGATGAGCCAGAACCATCTTTTAGGATTGCAAATGATTCCTTTGATGTCCAGAGGATCCAATCTGATAACAGTATCAAAGAGGTGGAAGCTGGCCAAGATCTATCTATTGATGAGAGCAACATTGACAGTAAGGCACTAGAACTTCAGCAACATTCTCAGCACTCTGATTTAAAGGGTGCTCGGCGCAAACCTGGAAAAAGAAGCAAGCAAAGAATTCATAGAACCCGCTCTGTGAAGGCAGTTGTCAGAGATGCTAAGGCTATATTAGGGGAATCTTTAGAACTTAGTGAGAATGAGCATCCAAATGGAAATCCTGAGGATTCTGCTCATATGAATGATGAAAGCCGTGGAGAATCTAGTTTTGCAGATAAAGGGACTCCCAGAAATGGAAGGAAGCGACAACGTGCTTACACATCTCAAACAATGGTGAGTGAGCAGGATGGTGATGACAGTGAAGGACGTTCTGATAGTGTAATGGCACGTAGGCAAGGGAAGAGGAGACAGAAAGTTCCTCCAGCTGTGCAAACTCTTGGTCAAGAAAGATACAATCTCAGACGGCCTAAAAA TACAGTGACAGTTGCAGCTGCTAAATCCTCGACTAACCTGCATAAAAGAAAGGAGACTGAAACTGATGGCAGTGGTGCTGGAGGTACAGGAGAAGAAATTCCCGACTGCAATGCTGCCCCTGCAACTTCAGTGGGACTTATCAGTGAGAACGGTGGAAGCACACATGTTTTGCAGGCCGAGACATTCAAAACCATTGTTGATGTCCATTTCCCATCAGATAGGGTTGTTAGg CTTGAAGCAGCAGAAGACACTCAAGACGACAATGCTGATGCAACAAAAGAGTTGGTGGAGAACATGGCATTGAGTGAAGAGGTGAACGAGACACCTGATGAAGGGCCTATGGAGTATAGTGATGGGAATTTGGATGAGGGCAGGAGTAAGCCTCCCAAGGAAGGTGGGGAAGGGAATGGGGACGGGGATGAGGATGAGGATAcaaatgaagatgatgaagatgaagagtaTGAACATCCTGGGGAAGTTTCAATCGGAAAGAAGCTTTGGACCTTTCTAACCACGTGA
- the LOC117929714 gene encoding protein CROWDED NUCLEI 1 isoform X2 translates to MLCRFSNPAAAVNCSRRLVSSGMNLSYHWCGGGMISTRKLEKALHEMRSEYAEIKFTSDSKLAEANALVTSIEERSFEVEAKLHAADAKLAEVSRKSSEIERKSQEVDARENALRRERLSFNAEREAHETTLSKQREDLREWEKKLQEEEERLGEGRRILNQREERANENDKIFKQKEKDLEEAQKKNEMTHLTLKKKEDDISGRLSNLTLKEKETDAVRQSLEIKEKELLELEEKLCARERVEIQKLVDEHNIILDVKKREFELEIEQKRKSLEEELKSKVVEVEKKETEFNHMEAKVAKREQALEKKLEKFKEKEKEFESKSKALKEKEKSIRAEEKNLEAEKKHILADKEDLLSLKAEAEKIRVEIEEQKLKLHEERKQLEITEEERSEFLRLQSELKQEIEKYRLEKEVLLKEVEDLKLQRETFEREWEVLDEKRAEIEKDLIDVSEQREKLEKLKHSEEERLKTEKLATQDYIQREFESLKLAKESFAASMEHEQSVLSEKAQSEKSQMIHDFELLKRELETDIQNRREELEKQLQEREKVFEEERERELNNVNYLREVARQEMEEVKLERLRIEKEKQEVAANKKHLDEHQFEMRKDIDELVSLSRKLKDQRELFSKERERFIAFVEQQKSCKNCGEITCEFVLSDLQPLPEIENVEVPPLPRLADRYFKGSVQGNMAASERQNNEMTPGIVGSGSPTSGGTISFLRKCTSKIFNLSPGKKIEVAAIQNLTEAPEPSRQAIVEPSKRLGSTEDEPEPSFRIANDSFDVQRIQSDNSIKEVEAGQDLSIDESNIDSKALELQQHSQHSDLKGARRKPGKRSKQRIHRTRSVKAVVRDAKAILGESLELSENEHPNGNPEDSAHMNDESRGESSFADKGTPRNGRKRQRAYTSQTMVSEQDGDDSEGRSDSVMARRQGKRRQKVPPAVQTLGQERYNLRRPKNTVTVAAAKSSTNLHKRKETETDGSGAGGTGEEIPDCNAAPATSVGLISENGGSTHVLQAETFKTIVDVHFPSDRVVRLEAAEDTQDDNADATKELVENMALSEEVNETPDEGPMEYSDGNLDEGRSKPPKEGGEGNGDGDEDEDTNEDDEDEEYEHPGEVSIGKKLWTFLTT, encoded by the exons ATGTTGTGCAGGTTTTCCAATCCTGCTGCAGCAGTAAATTGTTCTAGAAGACTTGTTTCATCTGGAATGAACCTGTCCTATCATTGGTGTGGTGGTGGCATGATATCCACAAGAAAG CTAGAGAAGGCCTTGCATGAGATGCGTTCAGAGTATGCAGAAATTAAGTTTACATCTGATTCAAAGTTGGCTGAAGCAAATGCTTTGGTGACTAGCATTGAGGAGAGATCTTTTGAGGTAGAAGCAAAGTTACATGCTGCTGATGCTAAGCTTGCAGAGGTGAGCAGAAAGAGTTCTGAGATTGAGAGAAAATCACAAGAGGTGGATGCTCGAGAAAATGCACTTAGAAGGGAACGGTTATCCTTCAATGCAGA GCGAGAAGCACATGAGACTACTTTATCTAAACAGAGGGAAGACTTACGAGAATGGGAAAAGAAATTACAAGAGGAAGAAGAGAGGCTGGGCGAAGGTCGGAGAATCCTCAATCAAAGGGAGGAGAGggcaaatgaaaatgataagatCTTTAAGCAGAAAGAGAAGGACCTTGAAGAGGCACAGAAGAAGAATGAAATGACTCATTTaactttgaaaaagaaagaagatgatATAAGTGGCAGGCTATCAAACCTAACTCTAAAAGAGAAg GAAACTGATGCTGTGAGACAGAGTTTAGAGATTAAAGAGAAGGAATTACTTGAATTGGAAGAAAAGCTTTGTGCTAGAGAAAGA GTTGAAATTCAGAAGCTAGTTGATGAGCACAACATCATTCTTGATGTGAAGAAACGCGAATTTGAGTTGGAAATTGAACAAAAGAGGAAATCCTTGGAGGAGGAATTGAAAAGCAAGGTGGTTGAAGTGGAGAAGAAGGAAACTGAATTTAATCACATGGAGGCGAAAGTTGCAAAAAGAGAGCAGGCATTGGAGAAGAAACTGGAAAAGtttaaggaaaaagagaaggaattTGAATCTAAATCAAAAGCTctgaaggaaaaggaaaagtcaATTAGAGCTGAGGAGAAAAACTTGGAGGCTGAAAAGAAACATATACTTGCTGATAAAGAGGATTTGCTTAGTCTCAAGGCTGAAGCTGAGAAGATAAGGGTTGAAATTGAAGAACAGAAATTGAAGCTACATGAGGAGAGGAAACAGCTTGAAATAACTGAAGAAGAAAGGTCAGAATTTCTCCGCCTGCAATCAGAATTGAAACAGGAGATAGAAAAGTACAGACTTGAGAAGGAAGTTCTTTTGAAGGAAGTTGAAGATTTGAAACTACAAAGGGAGACTTTTGAGAGAGAGTGGGAAGTGTTAGATGAGAAGAGAGCTGAGATTGAGAAGGATCTGATTGATGTCAGTGAACAGAGGGAAaagttagaaaaattaaaacattctGAAGAGGAAAGGTTAAAAACTGAGAAGCTGGCAACACAGGACTACATACAAAGGGAGTTTGAATCTCTGAAGCTGGCTAAAGAATCATTTGCAGCCAGCATGGAGCATGAGCAGTCAGTGTTGTCTGAAAAAGCTCAGAGTGAGAAAAGCCAAATGATTCATGATTTTGAGCTGTTGAAAAGAGAACTTGAGACTGATATACAGAACAGGCGGGAAGAGCTGGAGAAACAGCTGCAGGAGAGGGAGAAGGTATTTGaggaagagagggagagagaattAAACAATGTTAATTACTTAAGAGAAGTAGCTCGGCAAGAAATGGAAGAAGTGAAACTGGAAAGACTTaggatagaaaaagaaaaacaggaaGTTGCTGCAAATAAGAAGCATCTTGATGAGCATCAATTTGAAATGCGGAAAGACATTGATGAACTTGTTTCCCTTAGCAGAAAGTTGAAGGATCAGAGGGAACTTTTCAGTAAGGAGAGAGAACGCTTCATTGCATTTGTTGAGCAACAGAAGAGCTGCAAGAACTGTGGAGAAATAACCTGTGAGTTTGTGCTTTCGGATCTACAACCTTTACCCGAAATCGAGAATGTGGAAGTCCCCCCTCTGCCAAGACTGGCTGATCGTTATTTCAAGGGAAGCGTTCAGGGTAATATGGCTGCTTCTGAGAGGCAAAATAATGAGATGACTCCAGGAATAGTTGGTTCAGGATCTCCAACATCCGGTGGAACCATTTCTTTTCTCCGGAAATGCACTTCGAAGATATTTAACTTATCGCCTGGTAAAAAGATTGAGGTTGCTGCCATTCAAAATCTGACAGAGGCACCTGAGCCCAGCAGACAAGCTATAGTGGAACCGTCAAAAAGATTAGGTAGCACTGAAGATGAGCCAGAACCATCTTTTAGGATTGCAAATGATTCCTTTGATGTCCAGAGGATCCAATCTGATAACAGTATCAAAGAGGTGGAAGCTGGCCAAGATCTATCTATTGATGAGAGCAACATTGACAGTAAGGCACTAGAACTTCAGCAACATTCTCAGCACTCTGATTTAAAGGGTGCTCGGCGCAAACCTGGAAAAAGAAGCAAGCAAAGAATTCATAGAACCCGCTCTGTGAAGGCAGTTGTCAGAGATGCTAAGGCTATATTAGGGGAATCTTTAGAACTTAGTGAGAATGAGCATCCAAATGGAAATCCTGAGGATTCTGCTCATATGAATGATGAAAGCCGTGGAGAATCTAGTTTTGCAGATAAAGGGACTCCCAGAAATGGAAGGAAGCGACAACGTGCTTACACATCTCAAACAATGGTGAGTGAGCAGGATGGTGATGACAGTGAAGGACGTTCTGATAGTGTAATGGCACGTAGGCAAGGGAAGAGGAGACAGAAAGTTCCTCCAGCTGTGCAAACTCTTGGTCAAGAAAGATACAATCTCAGACGGCCTAAAAA TACAGTGACAGTTGCAGCTGCTAAATCCTCGACTAACCTGCATAAAAGAAAGGAGACTGAAACTGATGGCAGTGGTGCTGGAGGTACAGGAGAAGAAATTCCCGACTGCAATGCTGCCCCTGCAACTTCAGTGGGACTTATCAGTGAGAACGGTGGAAGCACACATGTTTTGCAGGCCGAGACATTCAAAACCATTGTTGATGTCCATTTCCCATCAGATAGGGTTGTTAGg CTTGAAGCAGCAGAAGACACTCAAGACGACAATGCTGATGCAACAAAAGAGTTGGTGGAGAACATGGCATTGAGTGAAGAGGTGAACGAGACACCTGATGAAGGGCCTATGGAGTATAGTGATGGGAATTTGGATGAGGGCAGGAGTAAGCCTCCCAAGGAAGGTGGGGAAGGGAATGGGGACGGGGATGAGGATGAGGATAcaaatgaagatgatgaagatgaagagtaTGAACATCCTGGGGAAGTTTCAATCGGAAAGAAGCTTTGGACCTTTCTAACCACGTGA